The following DNA comes from Syngnathoides biaculeatus isolate LvHL_M chromosome 18, ASM1980259v1, whole genome shotgun sequence.
tttgttgtaaaaggcttcattttctgttgggttGTTGTCTTTGTGCTGAATAAAATTGCCCCACTTCCAACCATGATAGATGTTTCCACCTCACTATTATTGCAGTTTGTCtatggtgtaatttttttttgtttacattctgCACATTAACACTTGTAATTAAATATTGTCTTGTATTATATTTACTGGAAATTGTCTCTCTCCTGGAGGCAAATTCCTTGTTACAtccttggccaataaagctgattctgatttatgAGGGATGAATGAATGTGACATTTAATCTGGagtaaaaaaatttgaatacatTTAGGACAAACTTACGTATAAACCATGTACCTCTTTTACCCCCAAATATACaggtatatatttttacataaatattaaGCACATTAAGTGGTTTAAATGTTACCCACCAAATATATAATCATTTTCGAGTAGTTGATTAAAATTATTGATACACTTTGTGCGTAAAGCATTTTTTCCACCTTTGTGCTTATTTTTTAcctcacaaaaatatttcaaatcaatCTGAAACAATTTTagaaatcacaaaatatttttcattgtatatatatatatatatatatatattttttttttttttttaattaggtgGCATGTTGGAGCAGCtgttgagcattggcctcacagttctgaggaccagggttcaataccggacccgcctatgtggagtttgcatgttctctccgtgcctgcttgggttttctcctggcactgcagtttcctcccacataccacaAACATGTTAATTGgtgagtctaaattgcccataggtgtgattgttgtcttgtctccacgtgccctgccattggctggcaaccaatttatggtgtagcctgcctccttcctgttgacagctgggattgacccttgtgagaataagcggctcagaagtgaatggatggattttttaacTAATTaacccattttttaaatatgtatattgTCTCATTTCTGCATTTCCTCTCCAAACCATCATACGGCGGTGTTATAATTATTGTCCGCCACCGCAAAATATTTTATAAGCAACGAAGAAGAGGTTCCGGAAGCCAAAGCAATATGGCGGCGCCGAGAGGGTTCCCGGCGTCACCCGCCGCCGTCATGTGCCGCGATGTGCCCGTTTTCCCCGCGGTGCCTCTGTCCGCCGACGCCGCTCCGTTCACGCCTCAAGGGGCGGACGCGTGGCAGCGCGGCGCCCGGCAGCAGACCGACGCCGAGCGGCTGTTTTGCCGCTGCGCCGCCAAGCTCCGAGGACTGCGGGCGGACTCGGGCCAGCTGCGGGAGGACCTCAACCTCCTCTTCGACCAGCTCATCTCCGAGAACTTCAACCGCACCTTGGAGCCCAACATAAACATTCGGCCGGAGGTAAGGCAGAGTCAGTCCGAGCAGACCCTGGAGAGGAACCGAGCCTCCCCCGCTGGCTTTACCCCTGAACAGTCCGCTTCTGGACGCTTCTCAAACGGCGTGGGGCGCCCCTTTCTTGGGCCGCGATTGAATGGCGAGGGCACGTACGTgttgtcataataataataatgtggttTTAACATCACTTTTAATTTCAGGATGTGTGCAACTTACTCGTGAACGCCAGCTGTCTGGTGCCGATGAGTCAAGAACACTTGGTGGTCAAGCTCTGCAAGCTCGTACATCACCTCCTCAACCAGCTCAAGGTAACTGACTGTcgaataaaaaaacattatatggCTCTGCCTGAATAAATTCCTCATCAGAAAAATAATGTAAGTGGTAACTTGTCATCAAACAGGTGGCTACTGCTGGATTAATAGACATGTGACAATTGGTCTCATTGGAGAAATTATTACATCTACCcaaagagaggggaaaaaaatggcctcCTGTTCTTTTAGACACTGTCTCAATCATGCACCGCGACATATTAAAGGCCTTGTTTTCACTTGAAGGTAATAATGGACGAGCACACGCTTGATGTCATGCTGAAATACATGACGTCCGTGCTGGAGGGGTGCAGCGCGTGGACGCACCCCGGCGTCCTCCAGGCGCTCGCCACCGTCGTCTACGGCAACGGACCGCAGTGCCACCAGGTGCCCCGCTTCGCGTGCGCTCCCCGACCCCGATTTGTGCACCCCCGCCGTGTACTGACCTTTTTTTAGCACCTAGACAACCTGATGGGCGAAGGCGGAATCCTGCTGCTTTACAGCGCCCCCTCCCAGCCCGATATGGATCTACGACACATGGCGCTCAACTGTATGGCCAACATCTGTGTCAGGTGGGCTTTTAAGTCCTCAACTGTAGGGTACAAAAATCTTAACATTTGCAAACTGTTCGTTACATGACAAAGTAAAAGGTGATCATACACATCCTCACACTCTTGCGCATGCACCCACACAAAGGCCACTTAAGCCAATGGAGCTTTCCAATggtgaccttaagctccgcccccttagttatgtcccacaagctttcaaaatggcgactgaacaaaatctgattggctattcctgtacgagtgattgacaggttggaaaagtCCATTGGAAGCAAGAAGGAAAGAAACATAttatttcttcccccccccccccaaaaaaaacagttccCACATCAACATGAACGAATGTTTTAtgactggtgtcaaactcatattTATCGCAGGCCAgattgtagttccggtttctgtcagagggccatcaTGACTTGAAACCACGAAAATCTTCAATTGACCCGTCGTATTtgcacattaaatttatcaactagttttggaatcagaaatcaagggtaaatggtttttttcaacaattgttgatgtttggtaaaatgcttgtaatatctcaatgtcatcTTTTAGGAGAAGGCtcggcaacctttttgaggctgagggctacttcgtgagcaccgatcgtatgaagggctccgtgacctgtttgcagcaaatttcagactctgttcattacacgtacatcaaatatttttgttttcatttattgcagtaaatgacattacaggtatttaaaaattttaattcacgtaagcaagtcagattcagaattgaaagcagaaataatagtaacaatttgtagcctatggtattttttagaacatacctcacggGGGCCTATATGGTCCtcacgggctaccattcgcaTGCGGGCACCACGTTGTGACTCCTGATTTAGgatatgacaattagaaattttggtacagatctcAACaataatcatggaagttgatgcacgtgatttgcctattcgggccacataaaatcatgtggcaggcggcatctggcccccgggccttgagtttgacaccagtgtttTATGATTTAATTCATAGTAGGTAATACAAGTCTTAAAATGGAAATTGAACTGGTGGTAAGAGACCtcaaatagaaaatgaatgtgCATTGCGTAGCTGTTATACTGAAagaattgtgcttttttttttttttttttttttttttttttaattccaggaTTTCCGGTCAGCTGCCGCTGGACGACGGGCACAAGAGCGTGTGTTTCTCCGTGTTTCTGCAAACGCTGCAGGCGGCCAGACCGGACGACGGCGACGAACTCTTTTACTGCATCGTAAGAAGTGTTGCCGTAACGGCTTTTTCTCACCCACGATGCACACAAATGATTCACCTTCAACCTGTAGCTGAGAGTGTGCGTTTTATGCGCAAGGTGATCCAAACGGCGCTGAAAGGACTCCACTGCTGCCTCCTCGGCGGGAAGTGGAAATTTGGCGGCGGCGAGGTGGTTGGATCTGTGCTTGCTGCTCTGAAGGTGACAAATTGAACGTAATAATACTTAGAATATAATAGTTCCCTACATTAATGCTAACACGCGTTGCAAAACGTCGTCGATGGGCTAACGAAACGATCATCGGTGCCCTGCTAGTTTTCGACCctttaaggcaggggtgtcgaactcatttctttgtcgtgggccacattgtagttacgatttccctcagtgGGCCATTACTTTgaagccatgaaaatcttttgcctcatcgtatttacacacaaaatttatgaactgtttttttaatcagaaatcaagcgtaatggatTTACACGATACAAAAATGTCTGCAATATCtcaattttcatcatttacgatataacaatttgaaattgtgttacagattatcacaaaaaatcatggaagttgatatgcatgttttgccttcgtgggccacataaaatcatgcggcaggccggatctggcccccgggccctgagtttgacGCCTGTGCTTTAAACAATGGtttttcaaacacaaaagcTGCAGGATTAAATATGGACGGATCATATGACAATACTCGCAGGCATATATTATTTAGCATCTGTGAAAAAAGACTTACTGAATTTTACCGAGTTTAGAAGAGATTATCtgctttttatattttgtaattatATTACCCTTTGGTGTCCTTGGTGTGCACACCACAAACATCACCACAATGTCAattggcatccatccatccattttctttgccgtctatcctcacgagggtcgcggggagtgctggacattgggcatgaggcaggctacaccctgagctggttgccagccaaccgtagggcacatagagacaaacagccgcactcacaatcacaccttggggcaatttagagtgtccaattaatgttgcatgtttgtgggatttgggaggaaactggagttcctggagaaaaaccacgtaggttcggggagaacatgcaaactccacacaggcggggccaggatcgagcccggctcctcagaactgtgaggccagctgatccaccgtgccgcctcaattGGCACTGAAGCATGAAATTATGATGGACATACTTTTCAGTtcttttacattctatttatggAACAGGTTTCAAAATCAAGGcacgggggccagatgtggcccacgaacgcaaatcatgtgcatcaacttccatgatgttTGTTATAATTTGAACCAAGACTTCAAACTGTGTTATCATAAATGaggacgttgagatattgcaagcatttttgtgttaccaaacatcaacaatagttggaaaaacccatcacccttgatttctgatgccaaaactagttgataaatttaatgtgtaaaaatatgtcaagtaaagattttcatggtttcagtcataatgaccctctgacagaaaccgtaactacaatgtggcccgcgataaaaatgagtttgacacccctgatttatggtatggtatgtttttatgaagtaTAATGCTGTAGAGTGCTACTTTATTGCTGtaaaaaacattatttcttttttttttgaacatttttgttggtgTATTTTGGGCGCATTCAGGTTAGTGATGTCACTAGGGATAGTTTGGGTAGGCTTAGTATTTTTTTAGTTACCCAGGTCTTCTATTAATGCAGTCAATTTTCTCTCAGAGACTCATGTTTCAGGGAACTCCGGGCATCAGCGTGGAGTGGCCCGCCGTGCTCTACCCGGCTCCTCTCCCGCACTACGAGAGTCCCTCGGCGCGCAAACCCGACGAGGATGTCACAAAGCCAACAGAAGCGGCAAAGGACAGCGGCGGGAAAGCGTCCGTGGTGAGGCGGTGGATCTGAAATGTGGTTCTCCCGCCGCAATGACTCACGATTGTTTTCTCGTAGAACAAGAAGAGAAGATCCAGAGGGAAGGTGAAGAAGACGAGCGTCGAGGAGAGCAGGCGGGACGACGAGGACGACAGCGAGGCGGCGGCGTTGGCGCCTCACAAGACAGGAAGTGAAGCCAAACCTGCGGTTTCGCTGTACCCCTCGTGGAAGCGGAGTACGTCTGATTCAGAGTTTTCTGACCCTGAAGGCAGCGCGCAGAGCAAACTGAGGTAGTGGGACCCGTGGGACTTTCATTAGGATTAGATTTGATGCCGATAACACGCTGCCAAGTCGTGAAATACTGTTCCACTCCAGCCGTGTAGATGGTAGCAGTACCAAGTAATTTAGTTGTCAATTTCtgacatttatttatcattaattttttttagcattttccatccatccattttctggactacttatcctcactagggtcatagATGTGCTGGATCCCAGATTTCCTGATTTTCATTTTATCGTAGTccattaattattttatttgtcgcTAACTTTGATATAATTTCCTTTATTAAATCATTAAATCTTTAAAATGGCGGCAcgatgggtcagctggtaaaagcgttggcctcacagttctgaggacccggattcgatcccggccggccctgcctgtgtggggtttgcgtgttctccccgtgcctgcgtgggtttcctccgggtactccggtttcctcccacatcccaaaaacacgcaacattaattggacactctaaattgcccctaggtgtaattgtgagtgcggctgtttgtttcgatgtgccctgcgattggctggcaaccagttcagggtgtaccccgcctcctgcccgttgacagctggggtaggctccagcactccccgcgacccttgcgaggataaacggcagagaaaatggatggatgaaaatcattaaaataatgacaaactAAATGTAATCAGATGATCTTTGAAGTTGATAAAATTGCCAAGGCTGAACTATTTAAAAATCACTTTGGCCTTGTTGGTCAAACAAAGTGTATCGAGTCGCACAtaacttttcaattttatttcggGTGTTTTTAATCTTGTGTTAATTAATTCACAGGACCTAGTTATTTTTATATGtttgaaaaggaaatgaaaattaaatgaagAGACCAAAGAATCTTAAGCCACCTCCAACTTGTTGGtgaaactatgccaaacaataCGGAAATGCAATTTTTCTTTAGTGTGAACTTTTGTTGTATACATTTATTGGAAGATAATAGTTcggagatttttattttattttttttttgggaaaacaatAAAGGAGAATGTCATTGCTGGAGGTTGAttctacatacagtatacttaCACACTCCAGTCCTGTAAATGGTGCTAATGCACAAAAGCAACCGAAGGGCGACTGCCACTTTTCACCAGCTACAGCAAAACTTCAACCTGCTCTTGTACTCCATTTTATTGGAAAGTGCACCTAACAAAGTGTCTTGGATCATACTTTTCTTTCCCCGTCAGGCTTAGTCACGCTCGCGTCCGCCAAGCGGCGCTGCACTGCCTGCTGGCTGTGGTCAAGTGGGTGGAGAAGCGGACTCTGTACGGCTACTGGTCCTCCTTTATCCCGGAGGCTCCGGTCGGAAATGGCGCAGCACCACCGCTCACTCTGCTCACCATCATACTGAAGGACCCCTCGCCCAAGGTAGAACAAGACCGCCACTCAATCTCATTCTCAGTCGTATGATGTCGTGTTGGACTGTCGATATGgccttgaaataaaaaaaaaatcacaaatatttaataaagaaaaaaaaaaaaaacgtcttcttGGAAACACAATCCGATTTATTTGTGGACTacgaccgtaattcccggcctacacagcgcacctggctataagcctcacccagtacatttgtaaaggaaataccatttggtatatacataatccggagctgtgtaaaagccgcaagtgcccacattgaaacacgagatatctACAAAGAAAGATTGCTAACGGaagcgccacgctaatgctcgCGCTGCATAAACAtggcctgttaaaaaaacatactggtaaaaatcacggcagtaacacgcgagcggagcgctaacagggccggacctgtaaaagtcacttcctcggcacacattccaccggtctcactctcaccttttccaCTCGAATGCCCCCTTACGGCtgtttagaaaaaatgcacaaattagccgcataaactgcagggtcgaaagcgtgtggaaaaagtcgcggcttataggccggaaattacggtaaataacaAAGTGTCTTTAGCAGCGTTCAGCTTCAGTGAGTCAGTGTTCCAGGCTGCTTTCTTGTCATATAAAACACGTGAAACTGCTTTTACTCCTGTTTTCCATTTCTTAGGTCCGCGCGTGTGCGCTGCAGGCGTTGTCGGCCATGCTGGATGGCTCTCGGCAGTTCCTGGCAGTGGCAGAGGACACGGCGTTGCCGCCCACTTCCTACACGCCGTTCTCCTTTACTTTGGCCACGGCCGTCCGAGAGCTGCACCGCTCCCTCAGCCTGGCTCTCATGGCGGAGACGTCTCCGCATACCCTCACGCAGGTCATAAAGGTATGTTTACTTTTAGTGCTTGTGCCATCTTTGTGACAAATAATTTTGTTAAAGGGAGGAactgaggagcttcatttatcgccattattttgcatttatggACAATTCTAAACCCTTTTTTGGGCTCTTGATtagttaaaaaaagagaaaaccttTTACTGTGACTGACTTATAGTGACACCTTTCTGTGCTGTCAGTGTTTGGCTCACCTGGTGTCCAACGCCCCATACCATCGCCTGAGGCCCGGCCTGCTCAGCTCGCTGTGGAAGCAGATACGACCGTATGTGCGCCACAGAGGTAATCATTTAGCTCTGCACTGGGACATGACCAAAGTCTCGAGGACCCACGGCTCAAACATTGAACCGATTTACCAGGGTTTTGTAAAGTGAACTTGTCTTTGAGATTTTGTCTAGAGAGACTTTGGTCATTTTTGGCTCCATTTCATGTCATTTGTTTGTACATGaaaccattttcttttccgcgtCCTCAGACGCGAACGTGCGCGTGTCGGCCCTGACGCTTTACGGCGCTCTGGTGACGACCCAGGCGCCACTTCCTGAGGTGCAGCTCCTGCTCCAGCAGCCAGAGGGTAGCGGTGCGAGCGACGGCTCCAGCTCCTTCACCCCGCAGGACTCCCGCGCCCCGAGGTGGCGGCGAGGAGGCGGAACACCTTCGCCGTGCACTCCTCGCACACCCAAGGAGACGGAGGGTGGGCCGCCCTGGCTGCTCACGCATTGCGCAGCGCTGGTGACCCAACCCAGGGACGAGCCGTCGGACAGCGAGGGCGGAGGAGCCTTGACATTGGAGCCGTCGCCAGTGCGATTGGAGGCCCTCCAGGTTCTTTCCCTCCTGGTGCGAGGTTATATCTCACTGACCCAAGCCTGCCTGTGTGAGATCGGGCAGCTCAGCGCACGATGCCTGGCCGAAAGCGACCCGTCCATACAGCTCCACGGCGCTAAGGTACCACTTCACATTTACACTTTGACTTCATTCAATTATTCTTGGTTTTGTATTGCCACTTGTGTATATATCCAGGTCTTACATACTGTAAGAATCGAAATGCTGTTTCTCTTTAGTAAGAAGTTCCGCCATATAgacaatgaaaaattaaaatgtccatccactttccaa
Coding sequences within:
- the heatr6 gene encoding HEAT repeat-containing protein 6, translating into MYIVSFLHFLSKPSYGGVIIIVRHRKIFYKQRRRGSGSQSNMAAPRGFPASPAAVMCRDVPVFPAVPLSADAAPFTPQGADAWQRGARQQTDAERLFCRCAAKLRGLRADSGQLREDLNLLFDQLISENFNRTLEPNINIRPEDVCNLLVNASCLVPMSQEHLVVKLCKLVHHLLNQLKVIMDEHTLDVMLKYMTSVLEGCSAWTHPGVLQALATVVYGNGPQCHQHLDNLMGEGGILLLYSAPSQPDMDLRHMALNCMANICVRISGQLPLDDGHKSVCFSVFLQTLQAARPDDGDELFYCIVIQTALKGLHCCLLGGKWKFGGGEVVGSVLAALKRLMFQGTPGISVEWPAVLYPAPLPHYESPSARKPDEDVTKPTEAAKDSGGKASVNKKRRSRGKVKKTSVEESRRDDEDDSEAAALAPHKTGSEAKPAVSLYPSWKRSTSDSEFSDPEGSAQSKLRLSHARVRQAALHCLLAVVKWVEKRTLYGYWSSFIPEAPVGNGAAPPLTLLTIILKDPSPKVRACALQALSAMLDGSRQFLAVAEDTALPPTSYTPFSFTLATAVRELHRSLSLALMAETSPHTLTQVIKCLAHLVSNAPYHRLRPGLLSSLWKQIRPYVRHRDANVRVSALTLYGALVTTQAPLPEVQLLLQQPEGSGASDGSSSFTPQDSRAPRWRRGGGTPSPCTPRTPKETEGGPPWLLTHCAALVTQPRDEPSDSEGGGALTLEPSPVRLEALQVLSLLVRGYISLTQACLCEIGQLSARCLAESDPSIQLHGAKLLEELGTGIIQQYQAQSEVPEGTRVPMSQVVQFWMEVLSGPLNCALQNQQHPTLQTSACDTLSSILPQAFAQLPDKTQLMCITVLLGLTYSDSDLVKMAAIRALGVYVLFPCLREDLMFVADTANVILAALDDRSSNIRAKAAWSLGNLTDTLLVNMDCMEVDFQEEMSDMLLLKMLQVATRAAADKDKVKCNAVRALGNLLHFLRMGQLSRVAFRQPLEDAVRALVKSVHSVATMKVRWNACYALGNAFRNPDLPLESACWARDAFAALCDVVASCKNFKVRIKSAAALAEPAHRRCYGDTERFGRVWRSLAAALRSSEDTHDFLEYRYSASLRHTLSRALLHLLCLGLPADLPTIAASLLSKNGPGSVREHLKKYLRDEGAAAGDEKDVAAGDTKNPQQRVQSLQQTVERLRAMEEEESGKEALICFLEDLLKDCKEP